Proteins co-encoded in one Brassica rapa cultivar Chiifu-401-42 chromosome A02, CAAS_Brap_v3.01, whole genome shotgun sequence genomic window:
- the LOC103854681 gene encoding probable disease resistance protein At5g66900 translates to MSVWFGRGFLFNSSLLETLIFAAKVYTDFKPLSEDLASTLERLIPLSEEIESFQGKLDFAYGDLKELVDTLFRAREVVSTCIEGVSWFQKPILTREIQRIVNDLLKFSRTELQFLQFRTLDDGGLCKRIDGFSVPVYTDLCSVPLPDKDLLGFDYPLMELKKKLLDDSVGSLVVCAPPGCGKTTLVAQLCHDQEIKGVFKHIFYWVTSRTPNLRVMVQHLLLHNGFKDLTFTNDSQAANCLRKLLEELKGNGGILLVFDDVFAGAESLLKTFQINLQDYKILVTSQFEFASCGPTYHLKPLEHQDAKNLLIQLASPLPHHTNPYEFEDLLQKTLKRCNGLPLVIEVVGVSLKGRGLHLWKDQVESWSEGKTILERLQPSFDALKPHLKECFMDMGSFLEDQKICASVIIDLWVELYGTSSSSSIVYMKYLNDLASQNLLKLIPLGKNEQEDGFYNGILVTQHDVLRELAIHQSRLESILETKRLHLKIIKNIFPDWYSNLRQPINARLLSISTDDLFSSSWVEMDCPNVEALISNISSSDYALPSFIVGMKKLKVLTITNHGVSLAKITNFSCLSSLPNLKRIRLEKASVTLLDLPQLRLGSLQKISFVMCSFHEVFYECVDIDISKALPSLQEIEIDYCYDLDEVPYWVSQVVSLKKLSVTNCYKLSRLPNDIDNLSKLEVLRLASCFNLCELPETTSELRNLRFLDISDCTGLRKLPLEIGKLQKKLKKISMRKCWRCELPGSVVNLENLELI, encoded by the exons ATGAGCGTTTGGTTTGGGAGAGGTTTCCTCTTTAACTCTAGCCTTCTGGAAACTTTGATTTTCGCAGCTAAGGTTTACACAGACTTCAAACCTTTGTCCGAAGATCTCGCATCAACTTTGGAGAGATTAATTCCTCTGTCGGAAGAGATAGAATCTTTCCAAGGGAAACTAGACTTTGCCTATGGGGATCTCAAGGAACTTGTTGATACTCTCTTTCGAGCTCGTGAAGTGGTTAGCACCTGTATAGAAGGCGTCTCTTGGTTCCAGAAACCTATCCTCACAAGAGAGATTCAGCGAATCGTTAATGATTTGCTAAAGTTCTCTCGGACTGAGCTACAGTTTCTTCAGTTCAGGACCCTGGACGATGGTGGTTTATGTAAGAGAATTGATGGCTTCAGTGTTCCTGTTTATACGGATCTTTGTTCTGTTCCCCTGCCTGATAAGGATCTCCTTGGATTTGATTACCCCTTGATGGAGCTTAAGAAGAAGCTCCTTGATGATTCCGTGGGTAGTCTTGTTGTGTGCGCTCCTCCCGGTTGCGGCAAGACCACTCTCGTTGCTCAGCTTTGCCACGACCAAGAAATCAAAG GAGTGTTCAAACATATCTTCTATTGGGTTACTTCAAGAACCCCTAACTTGAGGGTCATGGTACAGCATCTACTTCTGCACAACGGTTTCAAAGATCTTACATTCACCAACGATTCTCAAGCAGCTAACTGCTTAAGAAAACTGCTAGAGGAACTTAAAGGAAATGGTGGTATATTGCTGGTGTTTGATGATGTGTTTGCTGGAGCAGAATCCTTGCTTAAGACGTTTCAGATTAACCTACAAGATTATAAGATTTTGGTCACTTCTCAGTTTGAGTTTGCCAGTTGTGGTCCCACTTATCATCTGAAACCTTTGGAACATCAAGATGCCAAGAACCTTCTCATTCAGCTTGCATCACCACTGCCTCATCACACAAATCCATATGAGTTTGAAGATCTTCTTCAAAAG ACGTTGAAACGTTGCAATGGACTCCCGCTTGTGATTGAAGTAGTTGGTGTTTCCCTTAAAGGACGAGGTCTACATTTATGGAAAGACCAAGTCGAAAGCTGGTCTGAAGGGAAAACAATTCTAGAACGTCTGCAGCCTAGCTTCGATGCCCTGAAACCTCATCTTAAAGAGTGTTTCATGGACATGGGCTCGTTTCTTGAGGACCAAAAGATATGTGCTTCGGTAATAATTGACTTATGGGTGGAACTATACGGtactagtagtagtagtagtattGTGTACATGAAGTACCTCAATGACCTTGCTTCCCAGAACCTGCTTAAACTTATTCCTCTCGG GAAAAATGAGCAGGAAGATGGATTCTACAATGGGATCTTAGTCACTCAACATGATGTCCTGAGGGAGCTGGCTATCCATCAAAGCCGATTGGAATCAATCTTGGAAACAAAAAGACTCCATTTGAAGATCATAAAGAACATATTTCCAGACTGGTATTCGAATCTAAGGCAGCCTATTAATGCTCGTCTCTTGTCTATCTCCACAG ATGATTTGTTCTCATCGAGTTGGGTTGAAATGGATTGCCCCAACGTTGAGGCTTTAATATCAAATATTTCTTCATCAGACTATGCATTACCAAGCTTCattgttggaatgaagaagctAAAGGTTTTGACCATCACAAACCACGGTGTTTCCCTTGCAAAAATAACAAACTTCTCCTGTCTCAGCTCATTACCAAACCTGAAACGTATCAGATTGGAGAAAGCTTCAGTCACTTTGCTGGACCTTCCCCAATTGCGACTCGGCAGTCTCCAGAAGATATCTTTTGTTATGTGTAGTTTCCATGAGGTTTTCTATGAATGTGTAGATATCGATATCTCTAAAGCTCTTCCTAGCTTACAGGAGATTGAGATAGACTATTGCTACGACCTCGATGAGGTGCCGTATTGGGTATCTCAAGTTGTTTCGTTGAAGAAACTTAGCGTCACGAACTGTTACAAGCTTTCTAGACTTCCAAATGATATAGACAACTTGAGTAAACTAGAGGTGTTGAGGCTGGCTTCTTGTTTTAATCTCTGCGAGCTGCCTGAAACGACTAGCGAACTCAGAAATTTGCGGTTTCTGGATATTTCTGATTGCACGGGGTTGAGAAAGCTGCCTCTAGAGATTGGGAAGCTGCAGAAGAAGTTGAAGAAGATCTCGATGAGGAAATGTTGGAGATGCGAATTGCCTGGTTCAGTGGTAAATCTAGAGAATCTGGAGCTGATATGA